The region TACACTCGTAACTCTCCACACGAACAGAACTGCTTCAAACTCAAGCAGAAAAATTCGTAGATGGTGTTCACCACAGCAGAAATTCACAACACAGGTTCCTTCTATCCCTTTGCTCCGATACCAATTAAAAGCAAAACAGAAAAGAGAAAAGATATGCAGCCTAATCTCGCTGGAAACCTTTATTGAAGAAACTCACACAAAACTTCAATCTATATTCTAATTACAGGATCCCAACATCCGATTTTATACTAAACATAAACATATTACAATAAGAGTAGGAAACTATAATGGACAAACTAAACTTTCCATATAAGCCATCCTTATTGCTCAAGGATTCAACACACCAAGGAATCTTGGACAACACTCcaagaaataaatgaactgggacAGAACACGTATTCATACCACATCTCTCAGTAATTTCCCCAACATCAATCGTGTTCTAGCTGCCGGATTTTGTATGAAATCGGTGTCAATCGTGTTCGCCTGATTTTGTATGAAATTGATTTTTGTGCTTTGCTCTTCTTGCTCTATGTGTTCAGTTGATGCTGTTTTTGACATCTGGAAATCTGATAATAACATTCTTTTGTGCTTGCTTGAAAATATGTGTCTGTGATTGCTTGGAAATCTTGAAATATTCTTTATGAAAATATGTGTTTGATCATTTTTTTCAACTTGTTTAGTTGATATGTGATCCAGCTGAAGATGAAGTTGTATGATGTTTATTTTGTATCTAGAAAATAATTTAGAGGGTTAAAATGCTCATTTTCCTCATTAAAAGGCGGATATTCAGATGCCTAACCAAATATCAATTTATCGTTCAAATACAGATTCCTAAAGAGCCTTTGCATCATCTAGGGATCTATATCATTTAGATATGATTCATTAAAATGCTACCGAACAGCCCCTTAGAGGTTCTTTTTTTGTAATGAATCCAGCGATAAGGTTGAGTAAGTCATAGCTTTAACTTCTTTTACTTTTTAAGGCTTGATAgagatttgttttaattttgattttctgattctTCGAATACAAAATCATTCTGGTTTATGTATAATTATCCAACTCTTGATCTGACCAACTCATTGAATCATTAAGAGGGTGTTTGGATACTCATTTTGTTATCTAAAATAAAGGTTTTATAAACTGTATAGATCAATAATCAAGAGCTGTTTTTAAAGAAAGGTTTTACTAAGAGGGTGTTTGGAATTGGATGCTCACTTTGTACTTTTTATAAGAGTGTTTTAATGGATTCGAAGAGCTGTTATAATCTCAAAGGTTCTCTTTTGTAATGATTGCAATATGTTTTGCATAAGTGATTTTTGTACAAAATATGGAAACCTGTCAACCATTTGAACTACTAAGAGGGTGTTTGTATGCTTATTTTCTGAGTGAGTATTGTGaaaatcttattatttttatttagtttttttaaacatatttttaagTAACCAGTTTCATACAACTATATATTATGGGTATGAAAATCTTATTATTTTTGTAGCCTTAATGATACAAAATTTAAGAtcaaaatctgatttctgaaacaTTTAAACTTTGATTGTTCTGACTTCATATCACCATAATCACTTTAGATATACTTCTGAACACCCATTAAGGAACATAAatacaaatctcttcaaaaatttatttaaaagtaGAATGTTAGTAATTTCTTGGACAAATCAACGTGGAAAGTGTTGCATTTTAGGAGACAGAGGGAGATCTTTTGGTTTGAGGGTTAAATGTGTCAAAATGGATGCTTCCTTATTGGATCTAAATCATTAATCATAAGATTATAAGTGTGCTACTTTCTATTTTTTGCCTTTTATAGCAACATACTAATTTTACCtttttatagcattgtacttttaataTTGGCGAATAGGAAATTGTCTGTACacaaacacccccccccccccccccccccacacacacacacccacaaacACAAATGCCCACCCACCCACCTACATGCACACCAACCCACACACCTACccacccccacaaacacacacctACCCACCCTACCCCCCACCAAAACACACACGCCCACTAACCCCTATACCCACACACATACCCCCACCCCACACCCACAAAAACACCAACACAACCACCCAACACTACTACCACAATCACCGacctaccatcaccaccaccgccgccatcACCAACACTGCCACAAttgccgccgccaccaccaccatcttcgtTGCCCCCACCCCTACCCTACCACCGCTAccatttttctaaaaatgaaaacaGATAGAAAAAAACACGTCTAAACacattttctaattttctaaaactgaaaatgaaaaatgaataagttttAACCAAACAcgctttctaaattttccaataaAAACGGAAAACGAAAACTGACAAGGGAAAACGAAAAACGGAAAATGAAAACTGTTTTTCCGTACTAATGCAACCTTAGTATTCTAAGAATTAGAAAACCGGatttaaataaacataaaatgtACCAtgaaaaaaacattattattaaTCTTTTACATCTCATTTAATCATTTTAtccacatgtttttttttttgggaaaattGCAAAAATGTCTTTATATACCGTCTTAATAATCGATTTAGtcactatatatatattttttattcaattaagtctaaAAAACCGGTAACCGTATTCAATCTAACTTTTTTAACCGGTCAATAGGTTATTCAACTTTCCAAAATTACACTTTTGGCATAGATTTCAATGTTTATTACAAATTCGGTCCAACATTTACACTATTGGcccatattttgatttttattacaaatttggtctaaAGTTTacctttttggcccaaatttcaaaattttatcatGAATTCATCCTAACCTTAGTATTTTCTTACAAccttttttctcaaaaaaaaaaaatgtcgaatatgttttttctttgtaaaaacatatttacacaaaaaaaacatattttcacataaaaaatctatattttctatatgattttttttaaaaaaacttatttGTATACAAAATACCTATTTATAAAAATAGGTATTTATTaagtacataaatatatacaaatccattattattaaaaaaatatacaaacatgtattttacaaaaaatctatacaaacatctattttattataaatatattttgtaaaaacatatttatacgcaCCCAAATAAGTGTTTGTATACTTTTCTCTtgtaaaaacacacacacacacacacacacacatatatatatatatatatatatatatatatatatatatatataataaacacaTTTGTATTCAAAACAcgtttatatataaaatttatacaaacttgtattttttaaaaatatattcaaaCTCATTTTATAAACAAATGTATACAACATGCTTAtataaaaagtatatatataaacatgtttttgacaAAAAACATTACTTGAGAAGTAAATTATCGACAATTAAAATATCCTTCTAAATGTATACTCTAAATAATAGATATATAATCAATACTATAAAATAATAACTCATTCAGAATTCATTTTGAATTTTGATCATAGATAAAAAAATGTGCGTcttcaaataaaaaacaaaatttattgtcatacatttttaattttttttttttttttacaattgacACAACGTTATATTTTCGTTTTAAACCCAAAATAATCTATCAAAATGGGTTAGTTTCCAAGTTATAAGTTAGCATCTTCCAATGCAAATTAGATTTCACAGTTAGAGGTTTACTTTTTCATTACCTTTGTGTCAAAGTTGGGTGTTCAATTATACTTGTTATCGAATAGAAATAATACCGAAAGAAACTATTCACACCCATCGTTTAACTTGGGTAAAatgctagtgtgtgtgtgtgtgtgtatgtatatatatatatatatatatatatatatatatatatatatatatatatatatatatatatatatatatgcacacatacacacattcgatttttttttgagaaaaaatgtTCTAAGAAAACTAAAGTTATGATCAATTCATAACAAAATTCTGAAATCTAGGCCAAAAGGGTTAATTttagaccaaatttgtaataaaatttaaaatctaggcaaaaattacaaatttggaccaaatttgtagtaaaatttgaaatttggatAAAAAGTGTAATTATTGAATGTTGGATAAACCTTTGACATGGTAAAAAGGTTAAATTAAATACGATTACCGATTTtcaggacttaattgaataaaaaaagacataaagactaaatcgattatgagaccAATATGTAAGGATTTTTTGtagagttttcattttttttagtttCATTAAATTGTTCATGATTTAAGCttaattaatcataattaatacATTGATGCTAGTGGTTAATTTGTTCTTGAAGGCTTAAATGCTGGCACCATGTTGAAAGTAACAACAATTTCTTAAAAGGGGATATGTTTTGTTATTTGAAATTGTATGTAaaatggaataatataaaacAGAAACCGGTAGACAGTTTCATTCGTTCTTCATGATCATCTGCCTTTAAAACTTTGTTATTTACtacattttcaactataatattatatattcattttttttaaagaatcatattttaaaaaattgtaCCCATTTACAATAACAGATTTACCTAAAGTTTTGGACCAATGTAGGCTATTATAGGCTGTGCTAAGCACAATCATTGGAGAACAATAATGTAACAACTGACAATGTAACCCATAGAAATAATAATGTCACTAAGAAACATTCAAATGTAACTAACGATATAAGGTCACTAATAAGAATCGTAATGCCAATCACAATGTTGATGAGGTAACAAATGAAAATGACAATCCAACTAATGCGTATAATCTAAATTTTGGTAGTTTGTTAGAACTTTGGTAATTTAAAGGGGGCCGTTTTCTTGTTTTTGCCCCGGGCCTCTAAGTATTTTTGgatcgaatatatatatatatatatatatatatatatatatatatatatatatatatatatatatatatatacttactgTATTAATTTAGTAATCAACCGTAATGGCAGCCTCAATCTCATCAACTGTAATGGCAACTTCAATCACTATCTATCTGTATAATTGTTTCTATTGATGTATTACCATTGTCTGCTATTTGTTTACAAATTTCTTTAATTGATTATGTAATTATGTTGTTCaacgaaaaaaaatataaacaaatatcTCAATTAGATAGATTGTAGAGCACATGGTACTACCTTTGCAACTCCAATGCTGAATTTGTTCTCCAAATGTTTCAACTGCGTACCAATAATATAAAATAGTATAAAATAGATTGATATTTATTATTACAAGGAAATATGTACCAAATCATAGTAATATCATCCAGATAAAAAAACAGATTTACACTTACTATGGTTGGATAGACTTTTCAAAGTATATTAtcctaataaaaaaatataatttgaaAATATAATCTACAGAATTCATTGATTAGAAAAAAATGTAATCCGCAAAGTAATGTAATAGAAAGAATTATCTGGTCGGATGTCGTTCCTTGAGTTCCTAATCAACCAAGTTAATAGAACACTTACAGATTCCAGTGAGACCTTTTGTTCAACAACAATTATTTGGTCGGATGTCGTTGGTCAAATTCCCTTAAATTAATTTAGAGCATAAAACATTAGTTGAAGAAGAATCGTTTGTAATTTAGACAATTTTTACAATGATAACATGTGAAAATCACCTTAAAATGCTCTCGGTCGTTTTTGGTTTTCAAATTAGAAACATAGTTCAATTTAGCATGTCATAAATTGAAATCATTATGAGAAAGCAAGAGCAAAATTAAGATAACTTCAACTTACTTGTCGCATTGTTTCAGTAATTCTAGATATTTATGGTATAACAAGCTCTGCAGAATGATTTCAACttgaaatataaaattttgaaaattttaaaacttaagaaaaagaCTAAAACTTTCATGATAAATCTTTAAATACTTAATGTGTATTTGTTACAAAGAACATGATTCGATAGAGGACTACTCTCTAAAGCTATTTACAAAAACAAGGATGAGGAGAGCATTTCTGTCCTTTGCAAACATGACATGAAGAACAAATTTTGTCCCCACCTTTTTGTGTGGCATAAACATTTGTAATTTTTTGTTCAATTGGCATCAGTCTAATAGATACGAGGCCTTCTGTTATTTCTTACATGTCCTACATAACAAATCACAAATCTGACCCAAAAGAACTAAACATGTATGTCATACCCGCATCTCATAAACTTTTGTTTGATATATAGTTGGTTGGATTTCTCTCGTTTGACCCAATATTGAGAGCTCAACTATCCTTTTAGAAATATTGGTGGTCGATTTTGAAATTATCTTGTTGTACTGTGCAAAATATAAGTTATTAATCAGATTGGAGACAATTGAGTTTAGAATTATAAAACACATGGGAGTATGGGCCTACTCTCTCAATTGTAAGTTCGGATCCCATCTATTCCTCAAACTGCACATCAATATAAAATTTCAATCATCATAACCATAATCAATGACACTATTAATTATGATACCATCTTGTTGCCATGGTTTATTAATGTTATATTCATGTTAATATAAACTTGTATAATCTTGATTGATATTAATATAATGGTTAAATGCATGAAATATCAACactattttgttatttttttgttataGAATTATGTTTTTGTATCTGCCTATCAAAACATTGTACATTGAAATATGTATCTAATTATAGCAATATCATCCACGGAAAAAATTAATTTCCATCGTTATAACTAAATGGACTTTTAAAGTATTGTGTTCTTGTAAAAAACAAATGAAAGTATTATGCTATAGTTATGTAGAATACTTACAGGTTCCGCCGAGCTTTTATTTTTAATAGCAAGTATCATGTTTGCTCGCTGATATGTAACTCTCtgaaataaattataatataaagtATTAGTTGAAGGAGAATCGTATGTCTTTGGATAATTCTTAGAACTTAATTTTTACATGTTATTATTGTAAAAATTATCCAATGACATTCGATTCTACTTTAActaatattttatgttgtattttattTCAGAGAGTTGCATCTCGGCGAGTCAACATGATACTTGCTATTAAAAATAGAAGTTCAGTTGAATCTGTAAGTATTGTACCTAACTATAGCATAATACTTTTATTTGTTTCTTATTAGAACACTATACTTTAAAAGTCTATTTAGTTATAGCGATGAAAATTAATTTTTCGTGGATGATAGTTATGATTAGGTACATATTTCAATGTATAATGTTTTGATTgacaaatataaaaacataatgCTATAACAAAATGGTGCTGCTATTTCATGCATTTAACCCTTGTATTAATATCATTCAAGATTatacaagtttatattaataTGAATATAACATTAATAAACCATGACAACAATATGGTATCATGGTTAATGGTGTCATTGAATATGGTTATAATGATTGGAACATTATATTGATGTGCAGTTTGAGGATTTTGTGGGATCCGAACTTACAATTGAGATTGTAGGCCCATACTCCCATGTGTTTTATAATTCTAAACTTAATTGTCTCCAATCTGAataatagttctttatattttGTGCAGTACAACGAGATAATTTCAAAATCGACCACCAATATTTCTAAAAGGATTGTTGGGCTCTTAATTTTGGGTTAAACGAGAGAAATCCAACCGACTATATATCAAACAAAAGTTTATGAGATGCGGGTATGACATACAT is a window of Lactuca sativa cultivar Salinas chromosome 1, Lsat_Salinas_v11, whole genome shotgun sequence DNA encoding:
- the LOC111906496 gene encoding uncharacterized protein LOC111906496 isoform X3; the protein is MRTGTNNSLFRTGLLLYVSTRGLSPQQAQAHENSKAFTLVTLHTNRTASNSSRKIRRWCSPQQKFTTQRVASRRVNMILAIKNRSSVESYNEIISKSTTNISKRIVGLLILG
- the LOC111906496 gene encoding uncharacterized protein LOC111906496 isoform X1 — translated: MRTGTNNSLFRTGLLLYVSTRGLSPQQAQAHENSKAFTLVTLHTNRTASNSSRKIRRWCSPQQKFTTQRVASRRVNMILAIKNRSSVESFEDFVGSELTIEIYNEIISKSTTNISKRIVGLLILG
- the LOC111906496 gene encoding uncharacterized protein LOC111906496 isoform X7 translates to MRTGTNNSLFRTGLLLYVSTRGLSPQQAQAHENSKAFTLVTLHTNRTASNSSRKIRRWCSPQQKFTTQDPNIRFYTKHKHITIRVGNYNGQTKLSI
- the LOC111906496 gene encoding uncharacterized protein LOC111906496 isoform X8; this encodes MRTGTNNSLFRTGLLLYVSTRGLSPQQAQAHENSKAFTLVTLHTNRTASNSSRKIRRWCSPQQKFTTQYNEIISKSTTNISKRIVGLLILG